The following are encoded in a window of Collinsella aerofaciens genomic DNA:
- a CDS encoding manganese-dependent inorganic pyrophosphatase, which produces MANVLVFGHQNPDNDAIMSAVVLSQLLNQVEYAGNTYEACALGQLPAESAKLLSDAGIAEPRVIESVEAGQLVVLTDHNESAQSVAGLKDATVFGVVDHHRIGDFETAGPLHYICLPWGSSCTIVTKLAGVLGVELSDVQAKLLLSAMMTDTLMLKSPTTTDVDRAVAAKLGEQVGVDPVKFGMEVFLTRPSGSFTAAEMVGNDIKMFEPAGKKLLIGQYETVDKSRALGMIDEIREAMRAYAAEKGADGIVLCITDIMEEGSQVLLEGETEAAQKGLGIADEHDGVWMPGVLSRKKQVAAPIMAAC; this is translated from the coding sequence ATGGCAAACGTTCTTGTCTTTGGTCACCAGAACCCCGATAACGACGCCATCATGAGCGCCGTCGTCCTGTCCCAGCTGCTCAACCAGGTTGAGTATGCCGGCAACACCTACGAGGCCTGCGCCCTTGGTCAGCTTCCGGCAGAGTCCGCCAAGCTGCTCTCCGACGCCGGTATCGCCGAGCCTCGCGTGATCGAGTCCGTCGAGGCCGGTCAGCTCGTCGTCCTCACCGACCACAACGAGTCCGCCCAGTCCGTCGCCGGCCTTAAGGACGCCACGGTCTTTGGCGTTGTCGACCATCACCGCATCGGTGACTTCGAGACCGCCGGCCCGCTGCACTACATCTGCCTGCCCTGGGGCTCCAGCTGCACCATCGTCACCAAGCTCGCCGGCGTGCTCGGCGTTGAGCTTTCCGACGTCCAGGCTAAGCTGCTGCTCTCGGCCATGATGACCGACACGCTCATGCTCAAGAGCCCCACCACCACCGATGTCGACCGCGCCGTCGCCGCCAAGCTCGGCGAGCAGGTGGGCGTCGACCCGGTCAAGTTTGGCATGGAGGTCTTCCTTACCCGTCCGTCCGGCTCCTTCACCGCAGCCGAGATGGTCGGCAACGACATCAAGATGTTTGAGCCCGCCGGCAAGAAGCTACTCATCGGCCAGTACGAGACCGTCGACAAGAGCCGTGCGCTCGGCATGATCGACGAGATTCGCGAGGCCATGCGCGCCTACGCCGCCGAGAAGGGTGCTGACGGCATTGTTCTGTGCATCACCGACATTATGGAGGAGGGCTCGCAGGTCCTGCTCGAGGGCGAGACCGAGGCCGCTCAGAAGGGCCTGGGCATTGCCGACGAGCACGACGGCGTCTGGATGCCGGGCGTCCTCTCCCGTAAGAAGCAGGTCGCTGCCCCCATTATGGCCGCCTGCTAG
- the nhaA gene encoding Na+/H+ antiporter NhaA, with the protein MAAPEQLFNVRERKRFERHDIWERIAENGTISAAVMVFAAIAAVVCANTDAYEAIHHFLETPLYVGLGNLTAGLTVELFVNDFLMAIFFLLVGIELKYEMTVGELKNPRQAMLPMLAAVGGVVVPACIYLIFNHAGAHNGWAIPMATDIAFALGVLSLLGNRVPNGVRVFFSTLAIADDLISIAAIAIFYGQSPNPFWLGAAALVTCALVWLNKTQHYRLAPYSVLGLLLWFCMFKSGVHATLAGVILAFTIPAKCGVKLDSLTDWLGECLPLLDDRYDDEAHILGQHDFTVSTTKVERVMHRVTPPLIRMERLISTPVNFVILPIFAFVNAQVRLVGVDMSTLLTDPVTLGVYFGMLLGKPIGIFGMTFALVKFRVCELPHNVNWHMIAGVGILGGIGFTMSILISGLAFPTAQFEVLAAKAAILAGSVTAAVLGMIYMSVVCKHPAPKGE; encoded by the coding sequence ATGGCAGCACCCGAGCAGCTGTTCAACGTTCGTGAGCGCAAGCGTTTTGAGCGCCACGACATTTGGGAGCGCATCGCCGAGAACGGCACGATTTCCGCCGCCGTCATGGTCTTCGCCGCCATCGCCGCCGTCGTTTGCGCCAACACCGATGCCTATGAGGCCATCCATCACTTTTTGGAGACCCCGCTGTATGTGGGTCTGGGCAACCTTACGGCCGGTCTCACCGTTGAGCTTTTCGTCAACGACTTCCTCATGGCGATTTTCTTTTTGCTGGTGGGCATTGAGCTTAAGTACGAGATGACGGTCGGCGAGCTCAAGAATCCGCGTCAGGCCATGCTTCCCATGCTGGCGGCCGTGGGCGGCGTCGTCGTTCCCGCCTGCATCTACCTGATCTTTAACCATGCCGGCGCCCACAACGGTTGGGCCATCCCCATGGCAACCGATATTGCCTTTGCGCTGGGCGTGCTGTCGCTTTTGGGCAATCGCGTGCCCAACGGCGTGCGCGTGTTCTTCTCGACGCTCGCCATCGCCGACGACCTCATCTCCATCGCCGCCATCGCCATCTTCTACGGTCAGAGCCCCAATCCGTTTTGGTTGGGCGCCGCCGCGCTTGTGACCTGCGCGCTCGTGTGGCTCAACAAGACGCAGCATTACCGCCTTGCCCCGTATTCGGTACTGGGTCTGCTGTTGTGGTTCTGCATGTTCAAGAGCGGCGTACATGCCACACTTGCTGGCGTCATCTTGGCCTTTACCATCCCGGCCAAGTGCGGCGTTAAGCTCGATAGCCTCACCGATTGGTTGGGCGAGTGCCTGCCGCTGCTCGATGACCGCTACGACGACGAGGCACACATCCTGGGCCAGCATGACTTTACCGTCTCGACCACCAAGGTCGAGCGCGTCATGCACCGCGTGACCCCGCCGCTCATCCGCATGGAGCGTCTGATCTCCACGCCGGTCAACTTTGTGATTCTGCCGATCTTTGCGTTCGTGAACGCACAGGTTCGCCTGGTGGGCGTGGACATGAGCACGCTGCTCACCGACCCGGTGACGCTCGGCGTGTACTTTGGCATGCTGCTGGGCAAGCCGATCGGCATCTTTGGCATGACGTTTGCCCTGGTTAAGTTTAGGGTCTGTGAGCTGCCGCACAATGTCAACTGGCACATGATTGCCGGTGTGGGCATTCTGGGCGGTATCGGCTTTACCATGTCGATTCTCATTAGCGGTCTTGCCTTCCCGACGGCCCAGTTTGAGGTTCTGGCTGCCAAGGCCGCCATCCTTGCCGGTTCGGTCACCGCTGCCGTGCTCGGCATGATCTACATGAGCGTGGTCTGCAAGCACCCCGCGCCCAAGGGCGAGTAA
- a CDS encoding aminotransferase class I/II-fold pyridoxal phosphate-dependent enzyme, with amino-acid sequence MQTIYQKMETTELDAAIEALKAEVAEVKAKGLALDMARGKPSPSQVDISRPMLDILNADADLHDGNVDCSNYGCFEGIPSARKLAGEFLGCPAEQTLVLGSSSLLIEHDIAGMFWRCGSCGSEPWDAYEAAHDGKKVKFLCPVPGYDRHFGITADLGIENVPVSMTDNGPDMDEIERLVAADDSIKGIWCVPKYSNPTGITFSEDTVRRLVEMPTAAPDFRIFWDNAYCVHDLYDETDELANIFDLARAAGTEDRVVAFASTSKITFPGAGIGFIGASPAVIAEFSKRLKAGLISADKLNQLRHVRFLPTIEAVKEHMKKHAEFLRPRFEAVERKLTEGLGDTGCATWTHPRGGYFVSFDGPEGSAQKVAALCADLGVKLTPAGATWPYGKDPRDTNIRIAPSYPTVEDLEAALDVLVLAVKLVAAELARAERA; translated from the coding sequence ATGCAGACGATCTACCAGAAGATGGAAACCACCGAACTCGATGCCGCTATCGAGGCACTCAAAGCCGAGGTCGCCGAGGTCAAGGCCAAGGGCCTGGCGCTCGACATGGCCCGCGGCAAGCCGTCGCCCTCCCAGGTGGACATCTCTCGACCCATGCTCGATATCCTCAACGCCGACGCCGATCTGCACGATGGCAACGTCGACTGCTCCAACTACGGCTGCTTCGAGGGTATTCCTTCGGCACGCAAGCTGGCAGGGGAGTTCCTGGGCTGCCCCGCCGAGCAGACGCTTGTGCTGGGCTCGTCGAGCCTTTTGATCGAGCACGACATCGCCGGCATGTTCTGGCGTTGCGGTTCGTGCGGCAGTGAGCCTTGGGACGCCTACGAGGCCGCGCACGACGGCAAGAAGGTCAAGTTCCTGTGCCCCGTTCCCGGCTACGATCGCCACTTTGGCATTACCGCCGACTTGGGCATCGAGAACGTCCCCGTCTCGATGACCGACAACGGCCCCGACATGGACGAGATCGAGCGCCTCGTTGCCGCCGACGATTCCATCAAGGGTATCTGGTGCGTGCCCAAGTATTCCAACCCCACGGGCATCACCTTTAGCGAGGATACTGTGCGCCGCCTGGTCGAGATGCCCACGGCCGCGCCCGATTTCCGCATCTTCTGGGACAACGCCTACTGCGTGCACGATCTGTACGACGAGACCGACGAGCTCGCCAACATCTTTGACCTCGCTCGCGCGGCGGGCACCGAGGACCGCGTGGTGGCCTTTGCCTCGACGTCCAAGATTACCTTCCCGGGCGCCGGCATCGGCTTTATCGGTGCGAGCCCCGCGGTCATCGCCGAGTTCTCAAAGCGCCTGAAGGCCGGCCTCATCAGCGCCGACAAGCTCAACCAGCTGCGTCACGTGCGCTTCCTTCCTACCATCGAGGCGGTCAAGGAGCACATGAAAAAGCATGCCGAGTTTTTGCGTCCGCGCTTTGAGGCCGTCGAGCGCAAGCTCACCGAGGGCTTGGGCGACACGGGCTGCGCCACCTGGACGCACCCCCGCGGCGGCTACTTTGTGAGTTTCGATGGTCCCGAGGGCTCGGCCCAGAAGGTCGCCGCGCTTTGCGCAGACCTGGGCGTCAAGCTCACGCCGGCCGGTGCTACCTGGCCCTATGGCAAGGACCCGCGCGACACCAACATCCGCATCGCGCCGAGCTATCCCACGGTCGAGGACCTGGAGGCCGCGCTCGATGTGCTGGTGCTGGCCGTTAAGCTTGTCGCTGCCGAGCTTGCGCGTGCCGAGCGCGCCTAA
- a CDS encoding STAS domain-containing protein: MDLGISTNPTPELYTIRVTGEIDISNADSLRNAIDLALEQPTEAVELDFAQVSYIDSTGIGVLVGAAHHAVDHGKRFSCVNVQPPVMRVVQLLGVDQEISITAA, from the coding sequence ATGGATTTGGGTATTTCCACCAACCCCACGCCAGAGCTCTACACCATTAGGGTGACCGGCGAGATCGATATCTCTAACGCCGATAGCCTGCGCAATGCCATCGACCTGGCGCTCGAGCAGCCCACTGAGGCCGTTGAGCTCGATTTTGCCCAGGTGAGCTACATCGATTCGACGGGCATCGGCGTGCTCGTGGGCGCCGCACACCACGCGGTCGACCACGGTAAGCGCTTTAGCTGCGTTAACGTGCAGCCCCCGGTGATGCGCGTGGTTCAGCTGCTGGGTGTCGACCAGGAGATTTCGATCACCGCTGCATAA
- a CDS encoding IS256 family transposase yields the protein MEGKAMPQEESVLRLGRDEALEAARLWQECGDAREFACRVLGSVMNALMDSEAQQMCGASRNERSDGRENSRNGYRPRSLKTAVGDVELEIPKLRHGTYYPEGMLARWSRVDTSVAAIVQEMYVCGVSTRKVERVASKLGISSLSSSEVSSLCSDLDAEVAEFRRRDLSGTPCCYLWLDATYMSCRVGSSVVSQGVVTAIGLGADGRKHFLGCDVVDTESEDSWAAFLGGLRERGLAGVRLVVSDSHAGLVAAVSRLFQGCAWQRCVTHLQRNLQSACSGRPEDSKAAVRDLVHAAVYQDDPDLARCVWAEAAPWVASVSARAGEVFEQAEDSALAFTAFPRAHWAKLRTNNVQERANREIKRRYRVVQSFPSRESMLRLTCASLMETEGQWSQQRVFSEASAAEGFAEPADRPAPTEGRRRALGRRAREIVDEIVERRGLKKE from the coding sequence ATGGAAGGAAAGGCGATGCCCCAAGAAGAGAGTGTACTGCGCCTCGGCCGCGACGAGGCCCTCGAGGCGGCGAGGCTTTGGCAGGAGTGCGGCGACGCGCGCGAGTTCGCGTGCAGGGTGCTGGGCAGCGTGATGAACGCGCTGATGGACTCCGAGGCCCAGCAGATGTGCGGCGCGAGCCGCAACGAGCGCAGCGACGGCAGGGAGAACAGCCGCAACGGCTACCGCCCCAGGTCGCTCAAGACCGCCGTGGGCGACGTGGAGCTCGAGATACCCAAGCTCAGGCACGGCACCTACTACCCCGAGGGCATGCTCGCGCGATGGTCGCGCGTCGACACCTCGGTGGCCGCCATCGTGCAGGAGATGTACGTATGCGGCGTGTCCACCCGCAAGGTCGAGCGCGTGGCGTCCAAGCTGGGCATATCCTCGCTGTCGAGCTCGGAGGTCTCGAGCCTCTGCTCCGACCTCGACGCCGAGGTGGCGGAGTTCCGCCGCCGCGACCTGTCGGGCACGCCGTGCTGCTACCTGTGGCTCGACGCCACCTACATGAGCTGCAGGGTCGGCTCGTCGGTCGTCTCGCAGGGCGTCGTGACCGCGATCGGGCTGGGCGCCGACGGGCGCAAGCACTTCCTGGGCTGCGACGTGGTCGACACCGAGAGCGAGGACTCCTGGGCGGCATTCCTCGGCGGGCTGCGCGAGCGCGGGCTGGCCGGCGTTCGCCTCGTGGTCTCCGACAGCCACGCCGGGCTCGTGGCCGCCGTCTCGCGCCTGTTCCAGGGCTGCGCCTGGCAGCGCTGCGTGACGCACCTGCAGCGCAACCTCCAGAGCGCCTGCTCGGGCAGGCCCGAGGACTCCAAGGCGGCCGTCAGGGACCTCGTGCACGCCGCGGTCTACCAGGACGACCCCGACCTCGCGCGCTGCGTGTGGGCCGAGGCGGCGCCCTGGGTGGCGTCGGTGTCCGCCAGGGCCGGCGAGGTCTTCGAGCAGGCCGAGGACTCCGCGCTGGCGTTCACGGCCTTCCCCAGGGCGCACTGGGCCAAGCTCCGCACCAACAACGTCCAGGAGCGCGCCAACCGCGAGATCAAGCGCCGCTACAGGGTCGTGCAGTCCTTCCCCTCGAGGGAGTCGATGCTGCGCCTGACGTGCGCGAGCCTCATGGAGACCGAGGGACAGTGGTCCCAGCAGCGCGTGTTCTCCGAGGCCTCGGCCGCCGAGGGCTTCGCCGAGCCCGCGGACAGGCCGGCCCCGACAGAGGGGAGGCGCCGCGCGCTCGGGCGGCGCGCCAGGGAGATAGTGGACGAGATAGTCGAGAGGCGCGGTCTCAAGAAGGAGTAA